Proteins from a genomic interval of Sphingobacterium lactis:
- a CDS encoding SDR family oxidoreductase produces MQIDLKGKTALVGGASGGIGRAIAMELAACGASVVLMARNADKLEAARQDLPAGDGQKHEILVSDFADHEKHLETMAEFFRNHTIDILINNSNGPTAGDVLSKTLKDYQSAFDLLFQNNVRTTELALKGMREKGYGRIINVSSLTVKEPQDALVLSNTMRVALVSWSTSLAKAVAAEGITVNSILTGYFATDRLYSLMENQAKSSGVSLEEIERKRIASIPVKRLGNPEEYGYLAAFLASPYAGFLTGTSIPLDGGLSSTLF; encoded by the coding sequence ATGCAAATTGATTTAAAAGGTAAAACGGCCCTCGTCGGCGGTGCCTCCGGGGGTATCGGTCGTGCGATTGCCATGGAGCTTGCGGCATGCGGTGCATCTGTTGTGCTGATGGCGCGTAACGCTGATAAATTGGAAGCCGCCCGCCAGGACCTCCCTGCTGGAGATGGACAAAAACATGAAATCTTGGTTTCGGATTTTGCGGATCATGAAAAGCATTTGGAGACCATGGCTGAATTTTTCAGGAACCACACCATTGATATCCTGATCAATAACAGCAACGGGCCCACTGCCGGTGATGTGCTTTCCAAAACCCTGAAAGATTATCAATCGGCTTTCGATCTGCTGTTCCAGAACAATGTACGAACCACAGAACTTGCCTTAAAGGGCATGCGTGAGAAGGGGTATGGAAGGATTATCAATGTATCTTCGCTGACGGTGAAGGAGCCTCAAGATGCTCTGGTGCTCTCCAATACCATGCGTGTTGCTTTGGTGAGCTGGAGCACGAGCTTGGCCAAGGCCGTGGCTGCGGAAGGTATTACGGTGAATTCTATCCTGACGGGTTATTTTGCCACCGATCGGCTATATAGCCTGATGGAGAACCAAGCAAAGTCCAGCGGTGTCAGTCTTGAAGAGATCGAACGGAAGCGAATTGCCAGCATCCCTGTGAAAAGACTGGGAAATCCTGAAGAATATGGTTATCTGGCCGCATTTCTCGCTTCCCCTTATGCCGGATTTCTTACAGGAACCTCCATTCCCCTGGATGGCGGACTCTCGTCAACCTTGTTCTAA
- a CDS encoding PPK2 family polyphosphate kinase codes for MASYSKKLAAKSDFKIKEHPTDIQDEISEDEAKAELKQLRKKIAEIQDKMYAHDKYSVLICLQGMDTAGKDSLIREVFKEMNVRGVVVESFKTPTEIELQHDYLWRHEVKLPEKGKFTVFNRTHYENVLVTRVHPEYLLNERIPHINDPKDLPTDFWKMRFDQINNFEKRLTQNGMLIMKFFLNLSKDEQKNRLLRRLDKEDKNWKFSPGDLKERTLWDKYMECYEDAIAHTTKKDAPWYVIPADNKKVARYLVAQVIFEILSEYKDIQYPEMPEEIEEHKKKYKQQLEAE; via the coding sequence ATGGCATCCTATTCAAAAAAGTTAGCGGCAAAAAGCGATTTCAAAATAAAGGAACACCCTACAGATATCCAGGACGAGATCAGTGAAGACGAAGCAAAAGCCGAATTAAAGCAGCTACGGAAGAAAATTGCAGAGATTCAGGATAAGATGTATGCACATGATAAATACAGCGTGCTGATCTGCTTGCAGGGCATGGATACTGCGGGAAAGGATTCGTTGATCCGCGAAGTCTTTAAGGAGATGAATGTGCGAGGGGTTGTGGTGGAGAGCTTCAAGACACCCACAGAAATCGAACTGCAGCATGACTACCTGTGGAGGCACGAGGTAAAGTTGCCAGAAAAAGGGAAATTCACGGTATTCAACCGCACGCATTATGAGAATGTCCTAGTGACCCGTGTACACCCCGAATACCTATTGAACGAGCGGATACCCCATATCAATGACCCCAAGGATCTTCCCACAGATTTTTGGAAGATGCGCTTCGATCAAATCAACAATTTCGAAAAAAGATTGACGCAGAATGGTATGCTGATCATGAAGTTCTTTTTGAACCTGAGCAAGGACGAGCAGAAAAACAGACTGCTGCGCCGACTAGATAAGGAGGATAAGAATTGGAAATTCTCGCCGGGCGACCTCAAGGAACGGACGCTGTGGGACAAATACATGGAATGCTATGAAGATGCCATCGCCCATACCACCAAAAAGGATGCGCCTTGGTATGTCATCCCCGCAGACAACAAGAAAGTTGCACGTTATCTGGTGGCTCAGGTAATTTTCGAGATCCTATCCGAATACAAGGACATCCAATATCCCGAGATGCCCGAAGAAATCGAAGAACATAAAAAGAAATATAAACAACAATTGGAAGCCGAATAG
- a CDS encoding DUF3307 domain-containing protein, giving the protein MLTSLLKMILCHLLGDFVLQPKYWVSKRETNIRYLLYHVAVHAGLLILFFITDLANNWLNILFLVTAHLAIDSLKIGLQQKWPNYRTRLFLGDQLLHFITIFAIYFFNNQQQFLDFLTSININKLFMYIIGACMVIFVSPIVIRIFFMRWHTDEEFLKKRKESLMHAGNIIGILERTLIVAFILMDFEAGIGFLLATKSVFRFGDLTRAKDTKFTEYVLIGTLLSFGFGMAIGYGLKFVLTLL; this is encoded by the coding sequence ATGTTGACGAGCCTGCTTAAGATGATCCTATGTCACTTATTGGGTGATTTTGTGCTGCAGCCAAAGTATTGGGTAAGCAAAAGGGAAACCAATATCAGGTACCTCCTGTACCATGTCGCTGTGCACGCAGGACTCCTGATCCTTTTTTTTATCACCGACCTGGCCAACAATTGGCTCAATATCCTCTTCTTGGTGACAGCACACCTGGCCATTGATAGTTTGAAAATAGGACTACAGCAGAAATGGCCAAATTACAGAACCCGACTCTTCCTGGGCGATCAACTACTGCATTTCATAACCATATTTGCGATTTATTTCTTCAACAACCAGCAGCAATTCCTCGATTTCCTGACGAGCATCAACATCAATAAGCTCTTCATGTATATCATCGGTGCCTGCATGGTCATCTTTGTATCGCCGATTGTCATCCGCATATTCTTTATGCGCTGGCACACAGACGAGGAATTCCTGAAGAAAAGGAAGGAATCGCTGATGCACGCCGGAAATATCATCGGTATCCTTGAGCGGACTCTGATCGTTGCCTTTATCCTGATGGACTTTGAAGCTGGGATAGGATTTCTGCTCGCAACGAAATCTGTGTTCCGCTTTGGCGACCTGACTCGCGCAAAGGATACCAAATTTACAGAGTATGTCCTCATCGGAACACTGCTGAGCTTCGGCTTCGGAATGGCGATCGGCTATGGGCTGAAGTTCGTCCTGACTTTACTGTAA
- a CDS encoding serine hydrolase domain-containing protein, with translation MITKKLLAVMMSVVLCSPLFGQSPTFEKNLKDITDKYDAVGLAVVVVKGGKPIFSKSVGYKDLETKAPLTNDNLFRIASISKSFSATAIMQLVEQGKVSLSDDFSDLVGFKVRNPKFPDTKITLEMVLSHRSSLNDSNGYFTFDVLDSAKNKDWEKSYNDYKPGTDYEYCNLNFNMVGAVLERLTNVRFDNYIKQQILTPLGLAAGYCVDSLDNSRFAKLYAKEDGSYKEQPAAYSPRSEEIKNYTMGVSTPVFSPTGGMKISANDLATYMMMHMNYGKLGNVKILSKKSAKKMQQGLHPKENYGLALLETDRLIDGEHMIGHTGSAYGLYSNMFFEPNKKFGFVVITNGCDPIVDRNEDIMMSKDVINLLYREFIKK, from the coding sequence ATGATAACTAAAAAACTATTGGCCGTCATGATGAGCGTTGTGCTCTGCAGTCCGCTCTTTGGCCAAAGCCCAACTTTCGAGAAAAACCTAAAGGACATCACCGATAAGTACGACGCCGTGGGCTTGGCGGTGGTCGTAGTCAAGGGTGGTAAGCCTATTTTCTCAAAATCAGTAGGGTATAAGGACCTGGAAACGAAGGCTCCATTGACCAACGACAACCTGTTTCGGATTGCTTCCATCAGCAAGAGCTTCAGTGCCACGGCCATTATGCAATTGGTCGAGCAGGGTAAGGTTTCCCTATCGGATGACTTCAGCGATCTGGTCGGTTTCAAGGTGCGCAATCCCAAATTCCCAGATACAAAAATCACATTGGAAATGGTACTCTCACATCGTTCCAGCCTTAACGATAGCAATGGTTATTTCACCTTTGACGTCCTTGATTCGGCAAAGAATAAAGATTGGGAGAAATCCTACAACGATTATAAACCAGGAACAGACTATGAATACTGCAACCTGAACTTCAATATGGTCGGCGCCGTGCTGGAACGGTTGACCAACGTCAGGTTCGATAACTATATCAAGCAACAGATCCTTACACCACTGGGATTGGCAGCCGGCTATTGTGTCGATTCCCTGGATAACAGCAGATTCGCTAAACTATATGCCAAGGAAGATGGTTCCTACAAGGAACAACCCGCAGCCTATAGCCCTCGCTCGGAAGAAATTAAAAACTATACCATGGGCGTTAGCACACCGGTATTTTCTCCCACAGGTGGGATGAAGATCTCTGCAAATGACCTGGCGACTTACATGATGATGCACATGAACTATGGGAAATTGGGAAATGTAAAGATCCTTTCCAAAAAGAGTGCGAAGAAAATGCAACAGGGGCTCCATCCGAAGGAAAATTATGGCTTGGCCCTGTTGGAAACGGACAGATTGATTGATGGGGAACACATGATTGGCCATACCGGTTCGGCTTATGGCTTGTACAGCAATATGTTCTTTGAACCCAACAAGAAATTTGGGTTTGTGGTGATCACCAATGGATGCGACCCTATCGTGGATCGCAATGAGGATATCATGATGTCCAAGGATGTCATCAATCTCTTATACCGTGAATTCATAAAAAAATAA
- the fabV gene encoding enoyl-ACP reductase FabV, with product MIIQPRTRGFICLTAHPDGAAENIKKQIEYVKSKGAINDGPKKVLVIGASTGFGIASRIVSAFGSDAATIGVFFEKPATEGKLGTAGWYNTAAFEKEAQAAGLYAKSINGDAFSDEIKKQTIDLIKEDLGQVDLVVYSLASPRRTHPKTGVAHASVLKPIDKPFTDKTVDFHTGVVSDITINPVENQDDIDNTVAVMGGEDWKFWIEELKAAGVLAEGVKTVAYSYIGPELTYPIYRNGTIGRAKDDLEATVPTINAILKDLNGVSYVSVNKALVTQSSSAIPVVPLYISLLYKVMKEKGIHEGTIEQMQRLFAERLYNGSDLQLDDKGRIRVDDLEMREDVQAEVAKLWEQATTENLESISDIVGYRNDFFQLFGFNFDAIDYEKDTNEVVPVPSIQQ from the coding sequence ATGATTATTCAACCAAGAACAAGAGGTTTTATCTGCTTAACTGCCCATCCCGATGGCGCTGCAGAAAATATCAAGAAACAGATCGAATACGTAAAATCCAAGGGTGCCATCAACGATGGTCCTAAGAAAGTTTTAGTAATAGGAGCGTCTACAGGCTTTGGTATTGCCTCACGTATTGTTTCTGCATTTGGATCGGATGCGGCAACAATCGGTGTATTCTTTGAGAAACCAGCAACTGAAGGTAAATTAGGTACCGCAGGCTGGTATAATACTGCTGCATTCGAGAAGGAAGCACAAGCGGCCGGATTGTATGCGAAAAGTATCAACGGTGATGCATTCTCCGATGAAATCAAAAAGCAAACGATCGATTTGATCAAGGAAGATCTTGGTCAGGTGGATTTGGTCGTGTACTCCTTGGCTTCCCCACGTCGTACACATCCTAAAACAGGCGTAGCGCATGCTTCTGTCCTAAAACCGATCGATAAACCATTTACCGATAAAACTGTGGATTTCCATACAGGTGTGGTTTCGGACATTACGATCAACCCCGTAGAGAACCAAGATGATATCGACAATACGGTTGCTGTCATGGGTGGTGAAGATTGGAAATTCTGGATCGAAGAGTTGAAAGCTGCAGGCGTCTTGGCGGAAGGTGTAAAAACAGTTGCCTATTCCTATATCGGCCCTGAACTTACGTACCCAATCTACCGCAACGGTACGATTGGTCGTGCAAAAGATGATCTTGAAGCAACCGTGCCAACCATCAATGCAATCTTGAAAGATTTGAATGGTGTTTCCTACGTTTCCGTTAATAAAGCATTGGTGACACAATCAAGTTCAGCTATTCCAGTGGTGCCTTTGTACATTTCTCTATTGTACAAGGTGATGAAAGAAAAAGGAATCCACGAAGGAACAATCGAACAGATGCAACGCTTATTTGCGGAGCGCCTTTACAATGGATCTGATTTGCAATTGGACGACAAGGGGCGTATCCGTGTGGATGACCTGGAAATGCGTGAAGATGTACAGGCTGAAGTTGCGAAACTTTGGGAGCAGGCAACTACGGAAAACTTGGAGTCTATTTCTGATATCGTGGGATACAGAAATGATTTCTTCCAGTTATTCGGTTTCAATTTTGATGCCATCGACTACGAAAAAGATACCAACGAAGTCGTACCGGTACCGAGTATTCAACAATAA
- a CDS encoding ATP-binding protein, with amino-acid sequence MITRVIQEPDGLYLSEGIQEYGYLLISDLDFNLVSASENCQDWMGSAVAPALQNNLWDLVSTYFPDFYADMHRGVHQVLLDDKQRLLLEVLIHQVEPYFLNIYIFQNYLYLEFERKMDDSTVFFPKFEIVDKLLKENKGKIWEMATSYISKISGFDRIRVFQYCKDGSGHILAECIEHPELEGILDCYYPDIDIYRLAKNTHVVNAYRYTAKVNGKTIKMISNGKDNPNLSHTGVRMIAPLHADYLLKDGVNSNLSVSLFTEDGDLWGYLFCQSRNEKKVNLVKREALVYFVQMAMNRFLEETRVQSRLYKETIRDFELKLKSILMVRNNLAESLFEMSKELCYFAKADSMIILFNGLLYSYNINIGLGKILGIKDKIATLTEDFIFGDHEFILNYGEELELDFDRFAGVGGLYVEVPHKCTILWFRQGTVKNKKWIEKPEKIMQRGRKNEDFVQEENPIMDIWHQTTFGTSDEWEDDELYFFRRLRELIINSEGTMAAEITNLNQEVSNLNKALDDYANMVSHDLKNPLSAINLSTQMLLQRPEMAIEMRNKMLKNTKDAVVIITDMLGRIHEFSKVKEYDYKFEPVYVDEFLPQLVEFCKLRYESDKTEVVLSSLLPVYGEKTIIYQLFQNIVGNAIKYSAKVDNPCVRIEAVMRHEFVCYSISDNGIGIAKEEIKTVFDNFKRMSNASDFEGSGLGLTIVKRIVDRLGIQIEVESELNVGTTIYLWFPNEV; translated from the coding sequence ATGATTACCCGTGTAATTCAAGAACCTGATGGCTTGTATTTAAGTGAAGGAATACAAGAATATGGCTATCTATTGATTTCTGATCTGGATTTTAATCTGGTTTCAGCCAGTGAGAATTGCCAAGATTGGATGGGCAGCGCTGTCGCACCTGCATTACAAAATAACCTGTGGGATCTGGTGTCGACCTATTTCCCCGATTTTTACGCGGATATGCACCGGGGTGTGCATCAGGTATTGCTTGATGACAAGCAGCGCTTGCTGCTGGAAGTGCTCATCCATCAGGTGGAGCCCTATTTCCTCAATATCTATATTTTTCAAAATTACCTCTATCTTGAGTTCGAGCGTAAAATGGATGATAGCACGGTATTTTTTCCCAAGTTTGAAATCGTTGATAAGCTCCTGAAAGAGAACAAAGGCAAGATTTGGGAAATGGCGACGTCCTATATCTCAAAAATCAGTGGGTTTGATCGCATTCGTGTCTTTCAATATTGTAAAGATGGATCCGGACATATCCTTGCGGAATGCATCGAGCACCCGGAACTGGAGGGGATTCTGGATTGCTATTACCCCGATATCGATATCTACCGATTGGCAAAGAACACCCATGTGGTAAATGCCTACCGGTATACGGCCAAGGTGAACGGCAAAACCATTAAAATGATAAGCAATGGGAAGGATAATCCAAACCTTTCCCATACGGGCGTACGGATGATCGCACCGCTTCATGCAGATTATCTATTGAAGGACGGAGTGAACTCCAATTTGAGTGTTTCCTTGTTTACGGAAGACGGTGATCTCTGGGGCTATCTGTTTTGCCAGAGCCGTAACGAGAAGAAGGTAAATCTGGTTAAACGCGAAGCGTTGGTATATTTTGTACAGATGGCGATGAACCGTTTCCTGGAGGAAACGCGTGTGCAGAGCCGCTTATATAAAGAAACCATTCGGGATTTTGAACTCAAATTGAAGTCTATTTTGATGGTCCGGAACAACCTTGCCGAGTCGCTTTTTGAGATGTCCAAGGAGCTGTGCTATTTTGCAAAGGCAGATTCCATGATTATTCTCTTCAATGGCCTGTTGTATTCGTACAATATCAATATAGGTTTGGGCAAAATTCTGGGTATCAAGGATAAGATTGCCACTCTGACGGAGGACTTTATTTTTGGCGATCATGAATTTATCTTGAATTATGGGGAAGAGCTAGAGCTTGATTTCGATCGCTTTGCGGGTGTTGGAGGGCTCTATGTTGAAGTGCCTCATAAATGTACCATCCTTTGGTTCCGACAGGGAACGGTGAAGAATAAAAAGTGGATCGAAAAGCCTGAGAAAATCATGCAGCGGGGCCGAAAGAACGAGGATTTTGTGCAGGAGGAAAACCCCATTATGGATATCTGGCATCAAACAACCTTTGGAACCTCTGATGAATGGGAAGATGACGAATTATACTTTTTCCGGAGACTTCGCGAGCTGATCATTAACAGTGAAGGGACCATGGCTGCCGAGATCACCAACCTGAATCAGGAGGTGAGCAACCTGAATAAGGCATTGGATGACTACGCCAATATGGTTAGCCATGACCTTAAAAATCCACTTTCCGCAATTAACCTATCTACCCAGATGTTGCTTCAACGACCGGAAATGGCAATTGAAATGCGCAATAAAATGCTCAAGAATACCAAAGATGCCGTGGTCATCATCACCGATATGTTGGGCCGCATCCATGAGTTCTCCAAGGTCAAAGAATATGACTATAAATTTGAGCCCGTTTATGTCGATGAATTTCTGCCGCAATTGGTGGAATTCTGTAAGCTCCGGTATGAATCCGACAAGACTGAGGTTGTTTTAAGTAGCCTTCTTCCTGTCTATGGAGAAAAAACGATAATCTACCAGCTTTTCCAGAATATTGTTGGCAATGCAATTAAGTACAGCGCCAAAGTGGACAATCCATGTGTCCGAATAGAGGCGGTCATGCGGCATGAGTTCGTCTGTTACAGCATCAGCGATAACGGCATCGGGATTGCCAAGGAAGAGATCAAGACTGTGTTCGACAATTTCAAACGGATGTCCAATGCCTCGGACTTTGAGGGTTCCGGACTCGGATTGACCATCGTTAAACGGATCGTCGACCGTTTGGGGATCCAGATTGAAGTGGAGAGCGAACTGAACGTCGGCACAACCATCTACCTTTGGTTTCCCAATGAAGTGTAA
- the lepA gene encoding translation elongation factor 4, translating into MKHIRNFCIIAHIDHGKSTLADRLLEYTNTISQREAQAQLLDNMDLERERGITIKSHAIQMEYTLDGQTYVLNLIDTPGHVDFSYEVSRSIAACEGALLIVDASQGIQAQTISNLYLALEHDLEIIPILNKMDLPGAMPEEVKDQIVDLIGGKREDIIPASGKTGMGIPEILSAIIDRIPAPVGDPTAPLQALIFDSVFNSFRGIMAYFKVENGEIRKGDRVKFVATGKEYFADEVGTLKLNQVAKDVIKTGDVGYIISGIKEAREVKVGDTITHKDRPCASAIQGFEEVKPMVFAGIYPVDTEDYEELRESMHRLQLNDASLVFEPESSAALGFGFRCGFLGMLHMEIIQERLEREFDMTVITTVPNVSYKAYLTKDNEEVVVHNPSDLPDPSKLDSIEEPYIKANIITKAEFVGPVMSLCIQKRGTIVNQSYLTSDRVELVFEMPMGEIVFDFYDKLKTISKGYASFDYHQVGYRTSDLVKLDIRLNDEPVDALSSLIHRTNAYDFGKKICEKLKELLPRQQFEIRIQASIGAKIIARETISALRKDVTAKCYGGDISRKRKLLEKQKKGKKRMRQVGNVEIPQSAFMAVLKLD; encoded by the coding sequence ATGAAGCATATACGCAATTTTTGTATCATCGCACATATTGACCACGGTAAAAGTACCTTGGCCGATAGATTGTTAGAATATACCAATACCATTAGCCAACGTGAGGCTCAGGCCCAATTGTTGGATAATATGGATCTGGAACGGGAGAGAGGGATTACGATTAAGAGCCATGCCATTCAGATGGAATACACCTTGGACGGACAGACCTATGTTCTCAATCTGATCGATACACCAGGACACGTAGATTTTTCATATGAAGTTTCGCGCTCGATCGCGGCCTGTGAAGGTGCGCTTTTGATCGTCGATGCTTCCCAGGGAATTCAGGCGCAGACCATTTCCAACTTGTACCTTGCCCTGGAACATGACCTCGAAATTATTCCGATCCTCAATAAAATGGACCTTCCGGGCGCTATGCCTGAGGAAGTGAAAGACCAGATAGTGGATCTGATCGGCGGAAAACGCGAAGATATCATTCCTGCTTCCGGTAAGACCGGAATGGGGATCCCGGAAATCTTGAGCGCGATTATCGATCGTATTCCAGCTCCTGTCGGTGACCCGACGGCACCGCTACAGGCTTTGATCTTTGACTCGGTGTTCAACTCCTTCCGAGGCATCATGGCGTATTTCAAAGTCGAGAATGGAGAGATCCGAAAAGGGGACCGCGTAAAATTCGTGGCAACAGGCAAAGAATATTTTGCGGATGAAGTAGGTACCTTGAAACTGAACCAGGTTGCAAAGGATGTGATCAAAACAGGTGACGTAGGCTATATCATTTCCGGTATCAAAGAAGCAAGAGAAGTAAAAGTTGGTGATACCATTACCCATAAGGACCGCCCATGTGCCAGTGCCATTCAGGGTTTCGAAGAGGTGAAACCGATGGTATTTGCGGGGATCTATCCGGTGGATACCGAAGATTACGAAGAGTTGCGGGAATCCATGCACCGCTTGCAGTTGAACGATGCATCGTTGGTCTTCGAACCAGAATCCTCCGCAGCGTTAGGTTTCGGTTTCCGTTGTGGATTCTTGGGTATGTTACACATGGAGATTATCCAGGAACGTCTCGAACGCGAATTCGATATGACCGTGATCACCACGGTACCCAACGTATCATACAAGGCATATCTTACCAAGGATAATGAAGAAGTGGTTGTACACAACCCGTCCGATCTTCCCGATCCAAGTAAATTAGATAGCATTGAAGAACCATATATCAAAGCAAATATTATCACCAAGGCTGAGTTCGTCGGTCCGGTTATGTCCTTGTGTATCCAAAAACGAGGCACGATCGTAAACCAATCGTACTTGACTTCCGACCGTGTGGAGTTGGTATTCGAAATGCCAATGGGGGAGATCGTATTTGATTTCTACGATAAATTGAAGACCATTTCCAAAGGATATGCTTCCTTTGATTACCATCAGGTCGGCTACAGAACATCTGATTTGGTGAAATTGGATATCCGCTTGAACGATGAACCAGTAGATGCGTTATCATCCCTGATCCACAGAACGAATGCCTATGACTTCGGTAAGAAGATTTGTGAGAAGTTAAAGGAGCTGTTGCCGCGTCAACAGTTTGAGATCCGTATCCAAGCATCGATCGGTGCAAAGATCATTGCACGGGAAACGATTTCAGCATTGCGGAAGGATGTAACGGCGAAATGTTACGGTGGTGATATTTCCCGTAAGCGTAAATTATTGGAAAAACAGAAAAAAGGTAAGAAGCGTATGCGCCAGGTCGGAAACGTAGAGATTCCACAATCGGCATTCATGGCTGTTCTGAAATTAGATTAA
- a CDS encoding bifunctional 5,10-methylenetetrahydrofolate dehydrogenase/5,10-methenyltetrahydrofolate cyclohydrolase, with protein MKLLDGKEVSSKVKEDITREAAELTKQLGRKPHLVAILVGNDGGSETYVASKMRNCEQVGFESTNIRYDADVTEEELLKKIAEINGDPNIDGLIVQLPLPKHIDPEKVTEAIDYKKDVDGFHPINLGRMQRNLPCFIPATPYGIMLMLEHYGIDTAGKKAVIVGRSNIVGSPMSILLARNSNPGNCTVTLTHSRTKNLKEEVLQGDIVVAAIGKKNFVTADMVKDGAIVIDVGINRENSSETKSGFKLYGDVDFENVAQKASWITPVPGGVGLMTIVGLLKNTLEAAKGTVYPK; from the coding sequence ATGAAGTTACTTGACGGAAAAGAAGTATCCTCCAAAGTTAAAGAAGACATCACCCGGGAAGCGGCAGAACTGACCAAACAATTGGGTCGCAAGCCTCATTTGGTCGCTATTCTTGTGGGCAATGACGGTGGTAGTGAAACCTATGTAGCCAGCAAGATGCGTAATTGCGAGCAGGTGGGTTTCGAGTCAACGAATATTCGCTATGATGCCGATGTAACCGAAGAGGAACTGTTGAAGAAAATTGCAGAAATCAATGGCGATCCGAACATTGATGGACTTATCGTCCAACTGCCATTGCCGAAGCATATCGATCCAGAAAAAGTAACTGAAGCTATCGACTATAAAAAAGATGTGGATGGTTTCCATCCCATTAATCTAGGCCGCATGCAGCGCAATCTGCCTTGTTTCATTCCAGCGACACCGTATGGCATCATGTTGATGTTGGAACATTATGGAATCGATACAGCGGGTAAAAAAGCGGTAATCGTTGGCCGTAGCAATATCGTCGGATCGCCAATGAGTATCCTTTTGGCGAGAAATTCGAACCCAGGAAACTGTACCGTAACGTTGACCCATAGCCGCACCAAAAATCTGAAAGAGGAAGTGCTACAGGGGGATATCGTGGTGGCGGCCATTGGTAAGAAAAATTTCGTTACTGCCGATATGGTGAAGGATGGCGCGATTGTGATCGATGTGGGTATCAACAGGGAGAATTCCTCAGAAACAAAGAGTGGATTTAAACTATATGGTGACGTGGATTTCGAAAACGTCGCACAAAAGGCTTCCTGGATTACACCCGTACCGGGCGGCGTAGGGTTAATGACCATCGTTGGACTTTTGAAAAATACATTGGAAGCAGCCAAAGGAACTGTCTATCCAAAATAA
- a CDS encoding DUF1003 domain-containing protein yields MMDCFTLIQQGTIMKATIGNREIRELINQGDENIKKLHDIVQKSFEEEQLIVDHLVHPAKEILTPADRLSDRVARFGGSWKFIILFSAILIIWVLFNTMALQADRFDPYPFILMNLVLSCVAALQAPFIMMSQNRQEEKDRKQSENDYLVNLKAELEIRSLHKKIDMLLEQQIQQLFDAQVAHLKILKQLEERLIHVEESVCETKKNREDS; encoded by the coding sequence ATGATGGATTGTTTCACCCTTATACAACAGGGAACGATCATGAAAGCAACCATTGGCAATCGCGAAATTAGGGAGTTGATCAATCAAGGTGATGAAAATATCAAAAAGCTCCATGACATCGTGCAAAAGAGTTTTGAGGAAGAACAGTTGATCGTTGACCATCTCGTGCATCCAGCAAAGGAAATTCTCACTCCGGCAGATAGGCTGTCGGATAGGGTTGCCCGATTTGGAGGGAGCTGGAAGTTTATCATTTTATTTTCAGCCATACTCATCATATGGGTGCTTTTCAATACAATGGCTCTCCAAGCCGATCGATTCGATCCATATCCGTTTATCCTTATGAACTTGGTCCTATCCTGCGTTGCGGCCCTTCAGGCCCCATTTATCATGATGAGTCAAAACCGGCAAGAAGAAAAGGATCGAAAGCAATCCGAGAACGACTATTTGGTTAACCTAAAGGCAGAATTGGAAATCCGTAGTCTACACAAAAAAATCGATATGCTGCTGGAACAGCAAATCCAACAGCTTTTTGATGCGCAGGTTGCACACCTTAAAATTTTAAAGCAACTGGAGGAGCGTTTGATCCACGTAGAAGAAAGTGTATGCGAAACAAAGAAAAATAGAGAAGACAGTTGA